A stretch of Cicer arietinum cultivar CDC Frontier isolate Library 1 chromosome 5, Cicar.CDCFrontier_v2.0, whole genome shotgun sequence DNA encodes these proteins:
- the LOC101493957 gene encoding NDR1/HIN1-like protein 6, producing MMADHQRIYPANDVEAQTKPTVPLVTRNMAKSDRGSPWQHAYSPPVPKRHFPVRHSMPPKKRRSCCCRFLCWIFCILLILIIAISITIGVLYLAFRPKLPKYSVDRLRITQFNLSDNNSLFVTFNVTITARNPNKKIGINYVDGSHISAWYKDTELCEGSLPKFYQGHRNTTVLNLPLTGQTQDATGLVNTLQQQLQEAGNIPLNIKVNQNVRVKLGKLKIFRVKFRVRCRLVVDSLGADNDISVSDSSCKFRLRL from the coding sequence ATGATGGCTGATCATCAGAGAATTTACCCAGCAAATGACGTCGAGGCTCAAACCAAACCTACAGTTCCTTTGGTGACTCGAAACATGGCAAAATCTGATAGAGGCAGTCCTTGGCAACATGCTTACAGTCCACCTGTTCCGAAACGCCACTTTCCAGTGAGGCATTCCATGCCACCAAAGAAGAGAAGAAGTTGCTGCTGCAGATTCCTGTGTTGGATCTTCTGCATATTGCTGATTCTTATAATTGCAATTTCCATCACCATCGGGGTACTCTACCTTGCTTTTAGGCCAAAGCTTCCCAAATACTCAGTAGACAGATTGAGAATAACACAGTTCAATCTTTCTGATAACAACAGTCTCTTTGTTACGTTCAACGTGACAATAACTGCTAGAAACCCAAATAAGAAGATTGGAATAAACTATGTAGATGGAAGCCATATAAGTGCTTGGTATAAGGACACAGAACTGTGTGAAGGGTCTTTGCCGAAATTCTATCAGGGTCATCGTAATACAACCGTGCTTAATCTGCCTTTAACAGGTCAAACACAGGATGCAACTGGCTTAGTAAATACGTTGCAGCAGCAGCTGCAAGAGGCGGGTAATATCCCACTTAATATTAAAGTCAATCAGAATGTGCGGGTTAAGCTTGGTAAGTTGAAGATCTTTAGAGTCAAGTTTCGTGTTAGGTGCAGGCTTGTGGTGGATAGCCTTGGTGCTGATAATGATATTAGTGTTTCAGACAGTAGCTGTAAGTTCAGGCTTAGGCTATGA
- the LOC101491146 gene encoding pentatricopeptide repeat-containing protein At4g25270, chloroplastic gives MKIMIATPSISSNRMSLCSAKKSNDNKKLKKLRKWETQRRKNTFSYPQPNPTPLLIQQQPFPQTKFQVLEQVLNDLEGSIEKGITIDTEIYASLLETCYRFQAINHGIRLHRLIPPTLLHRNVGISSKLVRLYASFGHMDDAHDLFDQMTKRDMYAFPWNSLISGYAQLGLYDDAIALYFQMVEEGVEPDLFTFPRVLKVCGGIGSVQVGEEVHRHIVRSGFGNDGFVLNALVDMYSKCGDIVKARKVFNKIPFRDSVSWNSMLAAYVHHGLEVEAINIFRQMLLEGKRPDFFSISVILTGVSSLDVGVQIHGWVIRRGVEWNLSIANSLIVVYSNHGRLDKARSIFNLMPERDVVSWNSIISAHCKHPEAIGYFEKMEEAGEVPDKITFVSLLSACAHLGLVKDGERLFALMCEKYKIKPIMEHYGCMVNLCGRAGLIEKAYNIIDRMDSETVGPTLWGALLYACLLHGNVTIGEISANKLFELEPDNEHNFVLLMKIYKNAGRLEDMERIRMMMVERGLDH, from the coding sequence atgaaaataatgatagCCACACCAAGCATTTCTTCAAACCGCATGAGTCTGTGCTCTGCAAAGAAGAGCAACGACAACAAGAAACTTAAGAAATTAAGAAAATGGGAAAcccaaagaagaaaaaacacattttcttaCCCACAACCAAATCCAACCCCACTTCTCATTCAACAACAACCATTTCCCCAAACTAAATTTCAAGTACTTGAACAAGTCCTCAATGACCTTGAAGGTTCAATTGAAAAAGGCATCACAATTGACACTGAAATCTATGCTTCTTTATTAGAAACTTGTTACCGTTTCCAAGCAATTAATCATGGTATCCGACTTCACCGCCTTATCCCACCTACCCTTTTGCATAGAAACGTTGGTATATCATCTAAACTTGTTAGGTTGTATGCTTCATTTGGGCATATGGATGATGCACATGACCTGTTTGATCAAATGACTAAGAGGGATATGTATGCATTTCCATGGAATTCGCTCATATCTGGATATGCCCAATTGGGTCTTTATGATGATGCCATTGCACTTTACTTCCAAATGGTTGAAGAGGGTGTTGAACCTGACTTGTTTACCTTCCCTCGAGTTCTTAAAGTTTGTGGTGGGATTGGGTCGGTTCAAGTTGGGGAAGAGGTGCATCGGCATATTGTTCGTTCCGGGTTTGGCAATGATGGGTTTGTTCTTAATGCACTTGTTGACATGTATTCTAAGTGTGGTGACATTGTTAAGGCAAGAAAGGTCTTTAATAAGATACCTTTTAGAGACTCGGTTTCATGGAACTCAATGCTCGCAGCTTATGTTCATCATGGCCTTGAGGTTGAGGCAATCAACATTTTTCGCCAAATGCTTTTGGAAGGGAAAAGGCCTGACTTTTTTTCCATATCTGTGATTCTTACTGGTGTGTCATCGCTGGATGTTGGGGTCCAAATTCATGGATGGGTGATCCGGCGAGGTGTTGAATGGAACTTGTCTATTGCTAATTCCTTGATCGTTGTGTACTCCAATCATGGAAGATTGGATAAGGCGCGTTCGATATTCAATCTAATGCCGGAAAGGGATGTTGTTTCGTGGAATTCCATAATATCTGCTCATTGTAAACACCCGGAAGCCATTGGTTATTTTGAGAAAATGGAGGAAGCTGGTGAAGTTCCTGATAAAATAACATTTGTTTCACTATTATCAGCTTGTGCCCATTTAGGTTTGGTGAAGGATGGAGAGAGATTGTTTGCTTTAATGTGtgaaaagtataaaataaaaccAATTATGGAACATTATGGTTGTATGGTTAACCTATGTGGTAGAGCAGGACTGATCGAAAAGGCTTATAACATCATTGATAGAATGGACTCTGAGACTGTTGGTCCAACTCTGTGGGGAGCTTTATTATATGCATGCCTTTTGCATGGCAATGTAACTATAGGGGAGATTTCTGCAAACAAGCTTTTTGAATTAGAGCCAGACAACGAACATAATTTTGTACTGCTTATGAAGATCTATAAAAACGCAGGCAGATTAGAAGATATGGAGAGAATTAGAATGATGATGGTTGAAAGAGGGTTGGATCACTAG
- the LOC101490822 gene encoding uncharacterized protein: DIDKFISAELPDCNLYPKLANVVSSFMLHGPCGSSNPKSPCMKDGKCSKYFPKDYQSSTIVDDEGYPKYKRRDTGLSVLKKGISLDNRFVVPYNPHLLMKYQAHVNVEYCNKGNSIKYLFKYVNKGPDRATIEISNRTENGQVLDEIKQYYECRYLAPCEAVWRTFEYDIHQRWPPVIRLSFHLENEQSVMYSENYSIQSVVARNEELDTMFLAWFEANKKYPEGRELTYAEFPTRFVYIKNSKTWQPRKQGNSIGRLTYIPPGGGDVYFLRLLLTIQKGCTSYNDIKRVDGTTHKTFKEACFALGLLQDDNEFVYAITEASQLASGHQLRRLFVILLFMNSMTNPFVVWEATWKLLCDGILYEKRKMLNNPGLQISDDELKNICLVELDKLLFMSGKSLKSFKTMPCPTHSNMNQFENRFLADELNYDKDELAATHISLLSSLTAEQRSVYDQIIASVMTNSGGFYFLYGYGGTGKTFIWRTLSAALRSQGSIVLNIASSGIAALLLPGGKTAHSALKIPLVTTETSTCDIKQRTDRANLIIHSKLIIWDEAPMLNKLCAEAVDRTFRDIMRTVDEANLHKPFGGKVVVFGGDFRQILPVVRKGCRHDIVAASINSSELWKYCKVLTLSRNMRLTSAEPNAYTNDIKDFADWMLDIGNGKHDSNELGESIINIPEDLLVTNSQNPLLSLFELTYPLLLQNINNLKYYEERAILAPTHDTVDIVNDYILSLIPEEEKEYISSDSTVLSDENCAVQGDWFTPVFLNDMKCSGIPNHRLRLKIGVPVMLLRNIDQANGLCNGTRLLINELCTNIIGATVITGKNIGDKIYIPRMNLVPSDPAFPFKFQRRQFPLSLCFAMTINKSQGQSLSQVGLYLKRPVFTHGQFYVAISRVKSREGLKIVILDEEGKLCTDTKNVVYKEIFNNL, from the exons GACATCGACAAGTTCATTTCAGCAGAACTACCTGATTGTAATTTATATCCAAAACTTGCAAATGTTGTTTCAAGTTTCATGCTACATGGTCCATGTGGATCTTCCAATCCAAAATCTCCGTGCATGAAAGATGGCAAGTGCTCAAAGTATTTTCCAAAGGATTACCAATCTTCAACTATAGTTGACGATGAAGGTTATCCAAAGTACAAGCGACGAGATACTGGTTTGTCCGTTTTGAAAAAAGGAATCAGTTTGGACAATAGGTTTGTAGTTCCATACAATCCACATTTGTTGATGAAATATCAAGCACATGTCAATGTTGAGTATTGCAACAAGGGAAACTCAATAAAGTATTTGTTTAAGTATGTTAATAAAGGACCAGATAGAGCCACAATAGAGATTTCAAACCGAACAGAAAATGGCCAGGTACTTGATGAGATAAAACAATACTATGAGTGCAGGTATTTGGCCCCGTGTGAGGCTGTTTGGAGAACTTTTGAGTATGACATCCATCAAAGGTGGCCTCCTGTTATAAGGCTTTCATTTCACCTTGAAAATGAGCAATCTGTAATGTATTCagaaaattattcaattcaATCTGTTGTGGCGCGTAATGAAGAACTTGACACAATGTTTTTGGCTTGGTTTGAGGCAAACAAAAAGTATCCTGAAGGAAGAGAATTGACTTATGCTGAATTTCCTACAAGgtttgtttatataaaaaatagcaAAACATGGCAGCCCAGAAAGCAAGGTAATTCAATTGGAAGACTTACTTATATTCCCCCAGGAGGTGGGGATGTTTATTTTTTGAGACTCCTATTGACAATACAAAAAGGGTGCACAAGTTACAATGATATTAAGAGAGTGGATGGCACAACACATAAAACCTTTAAGGAAGCGTGTTTTGCACTTGGGTTGCTGCAAGATGACAATGAATTTGTGTATGCTATTACTGAAGCAAGTCAGTTGGCCTCTGGACATCAATTGAGGAgattatttgttatattattgttCATGAATTCAATGACAAATCCTTTTGTTGTTTGGGAAGCTACATGGAAACTTTTATGTGATGGAATTTTATACGAAAAAAGGAAAATGTTAAACAACCCAG GCCTTCAAATAAGTGACGatgagttaaaaaatatttgtttggttgaGTTGGACAAACTACTTTTCATGAGTGGTAAATCTCTTAAAAGTTTTAAGACCATGCCATGCCCTACCCATTCAAATATGAATCAATTTGAAAATAGGTTCTTGGCTGATGAATTAAACTATGACAAAGATGAGTTAGCTGCAACCCACATCTCATTATTGTCATCCTTAACCGCAGAACAAAGGTCAGTGTATGATCAAATTATTGCTTCTGTGATGACTAATTCGGGAGGGTTTTACTTCTTATATGGATATGGAGGCACAGGAAAAACATTTATCTGGAGAACTTTATCAGCTGCATTGAGATCCCAAGGttcaattgttttaaatattgccTCCAGTGGGATTGCAGCTTTATTATTACCTGGAGGAAAAACAGCTCATTCCGCATTAAAGATTCCTTTGGTTACAACCGAAACATCTACATGTGACATCAAACAACGCACTGATAGAGCTAATCTTATCATACATTCTAAGCTTATTATATGGGATGAAGCTCCAATGCTAAATAAATTATGTGCTGAAGCTGTAGATCGTACTTTTAGAGATATCATGAGGACTGTAGATGAGGCTAACCTACATAAACCATTTGGtgggaaggtagttgtttttggAGGTGATTTTAGACAAATATTACCTGTTGTTAGAAAAGGTTGTAGGCATGATATAGTGGCAGCTTCAATAAACTCATCTGAATTATGGAAATACTGCAAGGTTTTGACATTATCAAGAAACATGCGTTTAACATCTGCAGAACCCAATGCATATACTAATGACATTAAAGATTTTGCAGATTGGATGCTTGATATTGGAAACGGTAAACATGACTCAAATGAGTTAGGGGAGAGTATTATTAATATTCCTGAAGACTTATTGGTAACAAATTCCCAAAATCCTCTATTATCTCTGTTTGAATTGACATATCCACTGCTTTTACAGAAcataaacaatttgaaatactaTGAAGAGAGGGCAATACTTGCTCCGACTCATGATACTGTAGATATCGttaatgattatattttatcattaattccAGAAGAGGAAAAGGAATACATTAGTTCAGACTCAACTGTCCTTTCTGATGAAAATTGTGCTGTGCAGGGAGATTGGTTCACACCAGTATTTTTGAATGACATGAAATGTTCTGGAATTCCAAATCACCGATTAAGATTAAAGATTGGTGTTCCAGTCATGCTTTTGAGGAACATTGATCAAGCTAATGGACTATGTAATGGAACAAGGTTGCTCATAAATGAATTGTGTACAAATATTATTGGAGCAACTGTGATCACGGGAAAAAACATCGGTGATAAGATTTATATACCAAGGATGAATTTGGTTCCATCTGATCCAGCTTTCCCATTTAAATTCCAGAGAAGACAATTTCCATTGTCGTTGTGTTTTGCAATGACCATAAATAAGAGTCAGGGTCAATCTCTTTCTCAAGTTGGTTTGTATTTAAAGCGACCTGTATTTACTCATGGTCAATTCTATGTGGCTATTTCACGAGTAAAGTCTAGGGAAGGATTGAAGATTGTTATTTTAGATGAAGAAGGAAAACTATGTACCGACACCAAAAATGTTGTGTACAaagaaattttcaataatttgtaa